Proteins from a genomic interval of Trifolium pratense cultivar HEN17-A07 linkage group LG6, ARS_RC_1.1, whole genome shotgun sequence:
- the LOC123889011 gene encoding putative E3 ubiquitin-protein ligase RF298 — protein sequence MAEKMDKTVDWDSKDPSATNAGKSLIMTSMEAIISDAIKKVVDLSYEQEMTDMADSRKSLYATIVNGTLKNLKGAVSETSANFVFQNLRQLLQFTLEEMSGKLLEQSLSTTLNEAMESLTRDLNVARVIREEDKPRCIVSCEPSHVPQDDNEEQMSKLTSLGQELLDEVQSWNNLANKKLMQVTDKLHKFQAESKSLKEKAEIYRNERKALERVMEDNKRKFGNAIDDNKRKLGSCASSILILETKKLWLEKTREVAESLAEKAKAENELVQAKNQENIQEAKSLAAKKVCMEHEIEEAIKQRNDFNFNAPFWVKMKKKRDKEIKKMHGKTQAALLISERDSELENIMKTERELLDTAISRAGAYIEKWNSDIRARQEKLKIPCQQAQDREDKAIQEAESLAKKIDLVQEELENEKLKLSKLHEKIEKDENQLFYAEAKVKEERAKTENFIALASFIVKDREKCEALMKAEVDAIGKRAASGIQEYVESIVKIEKEMDMLMIKTKI from the exons ATGGCTGAAAAAATGGATAAAACTGTGGATTGGGATTCAAAGGATCCTTCGGCAACTAATGCCGGAAAATCTCTAATAATGACTAGTATGGAAGCAATTATCAGTGATGCAATCAAGAAGGTTGTCGATTTAAGCTACGAGCAAGAAATGACTGACATGGCCGATTCAAGAAAGTCGTTATACGCAACTATTGTTAATGGCACACTGAAGAATTTGAAGGGAGCAGTTTCTGAAACTTCTGCCAACTTTGTATTTCAAAATTTACGGCAATTACTGCAGTTTACACTAGAAGAAATGAGCGGCAAACTTCTCGAACAAAGTCTTTCCACAACATTGAATGAAGCAATGGAGTCGCTGACACGTGACTTAAATGTTGCACGGGTCATCAGAGAAGAAGATAAACCAAGGTGCATTGTTTCTTGCGAGCCAAGCCATGTCCCACAAGATGATAACGAAGAACAAATGTCGAAATTAACATCTCTAGGTCAAGAATTGTTGGATGAGGTACAAAGTTGGAATAACTTGGCTAACAAGAAACTCATGCAGGTAACTGATAAGCTTCACAAGTTTCAGGCTGAATCTAAATCTCTGAAAGAAAAAGCGGAAATATATAGAAATGAAAGGAAAGCTTTAGAGAGGGTCATGGAAGATAATAAAAGGAAATTTGGGAATGCCATAGATGATAATAAAAGGAAACTTGGGAGTTGTGCTTCTTCCATACTAATTCTAGAGACGAAAAAGTTGTGGTTAGAGAAGACGCGAGAGGTTGCTGAGTCATTGGCTGAAAAGGCAAAGGCAGAAAATGAACTAGTACAAGCAAAAAATCAGGAAAATATTCAAGAGGCCAAATCATTAGCAGCAAAAAAGGTTTGCATGGAACATGAAATTGAGGAAGCGATTAAGCAACGTAACGATTTCAATTTCAATGCTCCGTTTTGG gttaaaatgaaaaagaaaagagataAGGAAATAAAGAAAATGCATGGAAAAACACAAGCTGCATTACTTATATCAGAAAGGGACAGTGAGTTGGAGAATATCATGAAGACAGAACGTGAATTGCTGGATACCGCTATTAGCCGTGCTGGTGCTTATATTGAGAAGTGGAATTCGGATATACGTGCTCGTCAAGAAAAGTTAAAGATACCGTGTCAACAAGCACAGGACAGAGAGGATAAGGCTATTCAAGAAGCTGAATCATTGGCAAAGAAGATAGATTTGGTTCAAGAGGAACTTGAGAATGAGAAGCTGAAACTATCTAAGCTGCACGAGAAGATAGAAAAAGACGAAAATCAACTATTCTATGCTGAG GCTAAAGTGAAAGAGGAGAGAGCTAAAACAGAAAACTTTATTGCATTGGCTTCATTCATTGTAAAAGACAGAGAAAAGTGTGAAGCACTCATGAAGGCTGAAGTCGATGCCATTGGAAAGAGGGCAGCTAGTGGAATACAGGAATATGTGGAAAGCATTGTAAAGATAGAGAAGGAGATGGATATGCTGATGATTAAgactaaaatttaa